In Nicotiana tabacum cultivar K326 chromosome 2, ASM71507v2, whole genome shotgun sequence, the following proteins share a genomic window:
- the LOC107788133 gene encoding AT-hook motif nuclear-localized protein 16-like, translating to MAGSADLTFSTAATKETINQNQELDKIGNHKPDIDGNGLMVTANLPKVTVPVRERDSIRRPRGRPAGSKNKPKPPIIITRDSANALRAHAMEVNSGCDVNESLVNFARRKQRGICVLSATGCVTNVTLRQPATSGSIVTLHGRFEILSMLGSVLPPPAPPGVTGLTIYLAGAQGQVIGGGVVGALIASGPVVIMAATFMNATFDRLPLDDDEMVAAASAQNQHYQKNHQRHQVDVPDIYSLPQSVITNGALHPEVYSWAPGRTLSKS from the coding sequence ATGGCTGGTAGTGCAGACCTCACTTTCTCTACTGCTGCAACCAAAGAGACCATAAACCAGAATCAAGAACTAGACAAAATTGGTAACCACAAGCCTGATATTGATGGAAATGGCCTAATGGTTACTGCAAATTTGCCAAAGGTAACCGTGCCTGTACGCGAGAGAGATTCTATAAGACGACCACGTGGCAGGCCAGCCGGCTCCAAAAACAAGCCCAAACCACCAATCATTATCACAAGGGACAGTGCTAATGCATTACGAGCACACGCAATGGAGGTGAATTCAGGCTGTGATGTGAACGAAAGCTTAGTGAATTTTGCGCGAAGGAAGCAACGTGGCATATGCGTGCTGAGTGCAACAGGGTGTGTGACAAACGTGACATTGCGCCAACCGGCCACATCAGGGTCCATTGTCACACTCCACGGGCGGTTTGAAATCCTGTCGATGCTCGGGTCAGTCCTTCCACCACCAGCACCACCAGGGGTAACAGGGCTAACAATTTACTTAGCAGGGGCTCAGGGACAGGTTATAGGTGGGGGTGTGGTGGGTGCACTCATTGCCTCAGGGCCAGTGGTGATTATGGCTGCAACTTTTATGAACGCGACGTTTGATCGTTTGCCATTAGATGATGATGAAATGGTCGCTGCTGCTTCAGCACAAAACCAACATTACCAAAAGAATCATCAACGTCATCAGGTTGATGTTCCTGATATTTATAGCTTGCCACAGAGTGTAATTACTAATGGTGCTTTGCATCCTGAGGTCTATTCTTGGGCACCTGGACGGACTTTATCAAAGTCCTAG